CAGCTCCACCGCCCGTTGCAGCCGCTCCTCGGCGGTGACCGCCAGCCGGGCGACGTGCCCGACCACCACCCCGGCGAGCAGCATCAGGATCACCCCGGTCAGCGAGGACTGGCTGATCCGTTCCCGGGTGAGCAGGTCGACCCCGCCGGCCACCAGCGCGGCCACCGCGCCGCGCCGCCGGCCGCCGGAGACCGCCCAGGCCAGCACCGGACCGGCCAGCCAGGCCACCGTCAGGGTGGGCAGACCGGCGACGAGCGCGGCCCGCCCCATCACCCACGGGGTCACCGCCATGATCGCCAGCAGCACGCCGAGGTCGGCCAGGAGCAACGGCCAGCCCCGGCCCGCCGGCCGGGCGTAGCCGGCGGCGGTCACCCCGCTCCAGGCCAACATCACCAGGAGGACGCCGCCGGCCGCCAGCGGGTGCGCGTACCGGTCGGCGTCGCGGAGCACCAGCACGCAGACGTACGCCAGCGAGGCGAAGCGGAAGACGGCGATGGACCGCCAGAGCGGGCCCTCCAGACCTCCCCGGGACGACGGCATGCCGGCCACCCTGCCACACGCCGTCGATCCGCTCGGATCGGCGGCGGATGCGACTCCGGAAAACCTGACGTACGGTGGAAAAGCCGCAAAATCGAGAGAGATCCACTGTCGGGACGGGGCCATGACGAACGCAGAACCCCGCGCACCGCGTACGGTTGTGCCCATCGAAACTTTCCTCCTCATCGCCGAAGCCTTCGACCAGGCCCAGGTGACCGAGCTCCGACACTCGGTCACCTCCTGCGCGCACGCTTCCGGCCTGGACGGGCAGCGGCTGGACGACTTCGTGCTGGCGGTCAACGAGTTGATCACCAACGCCGTGCGGCACGGCGGCGGCCAGGGCTCGCTCCGGTTGTGGCGCCGGTCCGGCGCACTCGTCTGCGAGGTGGCCGACCACGGCCGGGGGATCAGCGCGCAGCGGCTCGACGACCGCCGGCGCCCCGCCCCGGACACCGCCGGTGGCTGGGGCCTCTGGCTGGCCCGGGAGCTCAGCGACTCGATGGAGGTCGAGACCGGCGACGCGGGCACGCTCGTCCGGATCAGCGCCGCCCTCGACCCCCAGTAGGTCACGCCGGATCGGCGCCCCGGATCACCCACGTCGGCGAGCCGGCGTGCGGCGGAGCCGGTCAGGCGAAGAGGGCGCTGACCGACTCGCCGTTGTGGATCCGCCGCATCGCCTCGGCCAGCGCCGGTGCCACCGACAACACCGCCAGCTTCGGCACCCGCTCCTGCGGCGGGATCGGCACCGTGTTGGTGCAGACGATCTCCAGCACCCCCTCCTGGGCGCTCAACCGCTCCAGGGCGTGGCTGGAGAAGAGGCCGTGGGTGCAGGCCAGCCGGATCGAGCGGACCTTCCGCTCGCGCAGGTGACTCATCAGCTCGATCACCGTGCTGCCCTTGGCGATCTCGTCGTCCAGCACGATCACGTCCCGGTCCGCCACCTCGCCGATCACCGTGCTGATCTGCACCCGGTCGTCACTGAACCGCTGCTTCGCCCCGGCCGCGACCGGCGTACCGAGCATCCGGGCGAAGGCCGCCGCCTCCTTGGCGTTGCCCAGGTCCGGCGAGACGACCACGGTGTTGCTCAGGTCGTACCCCCGGAAGTGGGCGGCCAGCTCCCGCAGCGCGTGCAGGTGGTCGACCGGGACGCTGAAGAAGCCGTGCACCTGCGGCGAGTGCAGGGTCATCGCCAGCACCCGGTCCGCCCCGGCCGAGGTGAGCAGGTCGGCGACCAGCCGCCCACCGATGGAGATACGCGGGGCGTCCTTCTTGTCGGAGCGGGCGTACGCGTAGTGCGGCAGCACCACGGTGATCCGCCCGGCGGACGCGCCCCGGGCTGCGTCGATCATGAGCAGCAGTTCGACCAGGTGCTCCTGCACGGGCGGCACCAGGGGCTGGATCAGGAAGACGTCCCGTTCCCGGCAGTTCGCCTGCAACTGCACTTCGAGGCAGTCGTTGGCGAACCGGGACACCCGCACGGGGTGCAGCGGGACGGCGAGGTGGGCGCAGATCTCGGCGGCGAGGTCGGGGTGGGCGGTTCCGCTGAAGACGGCAATGTCACGCACGCCTGTTGATCGTACGGAACCGGCCCGCCCCCACGCCGGGTGACACCCGACCGGTCAGTCCCAGCGGTTGCCGGTGAGCTTCTCGTAGACCTCGACGTAGCGGGCCCGGGTCGCCTCGACCACCTCGGCGGGCACCTCGGGCGCGGGCGGGGTCCTGTCCCAGCCGCTGCCGGTGGCCCAGTCGCGGACGTACTGCTTGTCGTAGGAGAACTGCGCCCGGCCCGGCTGGTAGGACTCGGCCGGCCAGAACCGGGACGAGTCGGAGGTGAGCACCTCGTCGGCGAGGACCAGGGTGCCGTCCGGCGCCCAGCCCAACTCGATCTTGGTGTCGGCGACCAGGATGCCCCGGTCGGCGGCGATCTCCGCGCCGCGCCGGTAGACGTCGATGGTGATCTGCCGCAGTCGTTCGGCGACCTCCGCGCCGACCTTGTCGACCACCTGGGCGTAGGTGATCGGCTCGTCGTGCTCCCCCTTGGGGGCCTTCGTCGACGGGGTGAAGATCGGCTCGGGCAGGATCGACGCCTCGACCAGGCCCCGGGGCAGCTGCACGCCGGAGACCGCGCCGGTGTTCCGGTATTCGACGAGACCGCCGCCGGTCAGGTAGCCCCGCGCGACGCACTCCACCGGGACCATCTCCAGCCGGCGGCAGCGGATCGCCCGGCCGGCGAACTCCGCCGGCACGTCGGTGGCGGAGATGACGTGGTTCGGCACCAGGTCGGCGAGCTGGTCGAACCACCACAGCGACAGCGCGGTGAGCAGGCGTCCCTTGTCCGGGATCGGGGTCGGCAGCGCCACGTCGTAGATCGAGATCCGGTCGGACGCGACCAGGATCAGGTCGTCACCGTCGGCGTAGACGTCCCGGACCTTTCCGGAGTGCAGAAGTTCCACGGCGCCTAGTACACCACGCGAAGACGCGACGTCCGGCCCGGCCACCGGGCGTCCCAGACGGCCGCCGCCGCCCGACTCCCGCCCCACCCGTACGGGTCGGCACGGCCCCCGCCGTTGACACCTGCGCGTCGGGCCTGTGTAAATGGTCCGTCCGCACCCGCTCGCCAGCGCCCCAGGAGACCCCCGTGCGCGCCCTGCATCCCGACCCGCCCCGCGTCGGCGTCGACCGGCGGCGGTTCCTCGGCGCGCTCGGCGGCCTGCCCCTGGTCGCCGCCGGCCTGGCGGGCTGCACAAACGAGGAGCGTGCCCAGGTCGACGACGGTCCGATCGAGCTCTCCGTCTTCTGGTGGGGCGGCACCCGGCGGGCGGAGGCGACCGAGCGGGTGCTGCGGCTCTATTCGCAACAGAACCCCCGGGTCAGTTTCCGGGTCACCTGGCAGAGCCTGACCGGCTACTACGACCGGATCGCCACCCAGGCGGCCGGCGGCAACGCCCCCGACCTGTTCCAGATCGACGACTCCCTGCTCACCGAGTACGCGCAACGCCAGATCGCCCTCGACCTCACCGACTACGTCGCGGACAACCGCCTCGACCTGCGCGGGCTGCCGTCGGGCCTGGCCCGGTACGGCCAGGTGGCGGAGCGGACGGTGGCGGTCGCCGCCGCGCAGACCGCCGCCGCCCTGGTCTGGAACCGCGACCTGGTACGCCGACTCGACGTCCCGGAGCCGCGCACCGGCATGTCCTGGCGGGACTATGTGGAGTGGGCGGCCAGGATCACCCGGGCCTCCGGCGGCCGGGTGGCCGGCACGATGGACCCCTCCGGCGACTACCGCGCGTTCTGGCTCTGGCTGCGGGGCCAGGGCAGCGAGCTCTACCAGGCCCGGCAGCTCGGCTTCGGCTCCGCCGAGCTGCTCGACTGGTTCGAGCTCTGGCAGGTGGCCCGGTCCCGGCGGGCCACCCCGAGCGCCGCCCTGGTGGAACAGGCGGACACCGGTGAGCTGGCCCGCCAGCTCGTGGTCACCGGACACACGGCCGCGTCCTTCGCCTGGTCGCACCAGCTGCCCGAACTCCAGCGCTACACCGACGACGAGCTGGCGCTGGCGAGCCTCCCCGGCACCCCGGTGGCCCAGTGGCCCCGGGCGTCGATGTACTGGGCCGGCTTCCGGGGCACCCGACACCCCGGGGTCGTCGTCGACGTGCTCAACTTCCTGACCACCAACGTGGCCGCCGGCCGGATCCTCGGCTTCGAGCGCGGACTGAACGCCAGCGTGCCGGTCCGGAAGTTCGTCCAGGAGGGCATCACCGAGCAGACGCAGAAGCGCGTCGCCGCCTTCGGCACCACCCTGGACGACCTGCTCGGTCCGGCGCCCGCGCCGCCGCCGAAGGGGCACGCGAAGGTACGTACCCTGCTCGTCGCGACCGCCGAGAGCATCCGCTCCGGGGAGTCCGGCGCGCGCGCCGCCACCTCCCGCTTCATGGCCCAGGCCAACGCGGCCCTGGCGGTGTGACGCGCCCCGGCGCGGCGTCTGCCGCGCCGGGACCGCCCGCGTCAGCGGGGCGGGCCACCCCGCCGGTTACGCATCAGCCGCAGCACCAGCAGCACGATGCCGCCCACCACCACCAGGCAGCAGAGCAGCCCGAAGATGCCGACGCCGCCGCCGCGCGACCGCCGCCGGGCGGCCTCCACCACCAGTTCGCCCGAACCCGTGGACGCCCAGGCCGCGACCGGCACGAACACCGAGAGCGCGACCGTACCGAGGACCGCGCCGAGCCGGCCCCACCACTTGCTCCATGCAGACATGTCACCCATCCTCGCCGAGGAGCGCAACCGCGGCATGTCGGACGGGTGCTGGGCGGTGCCGGAGAAACGGCGAAGGGCCCCGGAGATCTCTCTCCGGGGCCCTTCGCGTCGAGTAGCGGGGACAGGATTTGAACCTGCGACCTCTGGGTTATGAGCCCAGCGAGCTACCGAGCTGCTCCACCCCGCGTCGCCTCGCAAAGCTTATCCCATCCCCGTACCGGAGATCAGCCGACCCCCCGGATCGGAGACAGGGCCCCGTCGACGCCGCCGGGTCGGTGGAACGGGAACGGCCCCGAGGATCAGATCCTCGGGGCCGTTCCGTCGTGGTAGCGGGGACAGGATTTGAACCTGCGACCTCTGGGTTATGAGCCCAGCGAGCTACCGAGCTGCTCCACCCCGCGTCGGTAGCTAAACCGTAGCGCACGCACCCCACCGCATGCAAAACGGGGCCGGACGCCGCGTCGGCACTGATTCGTCGGGTACGCGAAGAGCCCGTGACCGGGACCGCTGAGGGTCCCGGCCACGGGCTCCGTGGTCCGTCGGCGAGGTCAGCCGTTCGGTGACGGCGACACCGGGGGCGACGCGGGCGCGCTGCCGCTGGGCGCCGGTGCCGACGACGGGGTGGTCGCCGACTGCGCCTGCTGGAACGCGGTCATCGCCTCGTCCAGCGTCTTCAACGCCCGCCCGTACCGCTCGAAGTCACCGGACGTCTGGGCGGCCTTGACCTCGGCGATGGCGCTCTGCACCTTGCCGGCCGCCTCGGCCAGTTCGCCAGTGAGCGGCGGCGGGCTGTTGGTGCCGGTGCCCGGTGTGGTCCCGCCACCCGGGGGCGGGGTGCCCTGAGGCGCCCGCTTGCCCTGCTCGACGAGCTGCTTGATGCCGTCGGCGAGGGTGGGCGCCAGCGCCACGTACGAGCCGCCGTCGCCGTACGACAGCAGCACCCGTTGCAGCGACGGGAAGGCGTCCTGCTGGTTGCTCTTCACATAGACCGGCTCGACGTAGAGCATCCCGTTGGCGAACGGCAGCGAGAGCAGGTTGCCGTACTGCACCTGCGCCTGGTTGGAGGAGAGCAGGTTGAGCTGCTGCCGGATGTCGCCGTTGTTGGTCATCTGCTGGTGCACCTGTACCGGGCCGGCGGTCCGGGTCTGGTCGGGCAGCTCCAGCACCTCCAGCCTCGGCTGCCCGTCGACGTACGACCCGGAGATCAGCGCGGCGAGGTTCTGCCGGCCGTTCGGGGTGACCGCCGCGGTGAGCTGGAAGCGCGGCCCCTCCTCCTGCCCCGGGAACTGGGTGAACAGGTAGTACGGCGGCTGCTTCTGCCCGCTGTCCGGCGCGTCCGGCACATTCGGCACCTGCCAGAAGTCCTGGCCGGAATAGAAGTCGCCCGGGTCGGTGACGTGGAACTTGGTGAGCAGGTTGCGCTGCACCTTGAACAGGTCGGCCGGGTAGCGGAAGTGCTCGGCCAGCTCCGGCGGGATCGCCGACTTCGGCAGCACCAGGTCGCCGCCGAACGCCTTGTTCCACGCCTTCAGCACCGGGTCGGTGTCGTCGAACTGGTAGAGCCGCACCGTGCCGTCGTACGCGTCGACGGTGGCCTTCACCGAGTTGCGGATGTAGTTGACGTTCTCCCGGGCGAGCTGGAAGGTGCCCCGCCCGGTCAGCTCGTCGGTGGTCTCCGCCTGCAGGTTGACCCGCTCGGCGTACGGGTAGGTCGCGGCCGTGGTGTAGCCGTCGACGATCCACTGGACGCGCCCGTTCACCACCGCCGGGTACGGGTCGCCGTCCAGGGTGAGGAACGGCGCGACCTTCTCCACCCGGTCCCGGGGGTTGCGCACGTAGAGCAGCTTCGAGTTGTCGTTGACCGACTCGGAGAGCAGGAAGTTCGACTCCTGCTCCTTGATCGCGAACAGCAGCCGACGGCTGAACGAGCCGATCTTGATGCCGCCCTCGCCGGTGTACGTGTAGTACTGCTCCCCGCCGGTCGAGGTCGGGCGGTCGAACTCGACGTTGCGCTCGCCGGCCTGCCCGACGATCGCGTAGTCGTCCGCCTCCATCCGCTCGCCGTAGTAGATCCGCGGCTGCTGCGCCGGGATCTGCTCGGACTGCGAGGCGCAGCCCTGCACCTCCTTGGCGGAGTCGCCGAGGAAGCCGGAGACGAAGTACGGGGTGCCGTTGTCGCAGATCTGGTTGGCCGGCGCGGCGACCAGCCCGTACCCGTGGGTGTAGACGGTGTGCCGGTTGATCCAGTTGTTCTGGGGCAGCTCGCCGTAGTTGATCTCCCGGACGCCGACCACGTAGTCGGAGGTCTTGCCGCTCACGGCGTACCGGTCGATGTCCAGCTTGGGGCCGAAGTCGTAGAAGCCGCGCACCTGCTGGAGCTGGGTGTACGTCTCGGAGACCAGCTGCGGGTCGAGCAGCCGGACGTTCGGCACCACCGAGGTGTCGGTGGCCAGGCTGGCCGGCGGGACGAGGTTGTTCGCCGCGTACCCGGAGGTCTTCGTGGCGCTCAGCCCGTACGCCGCCCGGGTCGCCTCGATGCTCCGCTGGATGTACGGCGCCTCCTTGTCGCGGGCGCTGGGCTTGACCTCGAAGGTCTGCACCGCCCACGGGTAGATGCCACCGATCGCGACGGCGGAGACGCCGAGCAGGGCGAGCGAGATGCCCGGCCAGACCAGGTTCCGCATCACCGCGTTGGAGAACACGATGATCGCGATCGCCACCACCACGGAGATGTAGGCGAGGATCTCCTTCGCCGGCAGCAGTGCGTTGATGTCGGCGTAGCCGGCGCCGTAGAGCTTGGTGCCCTCGTTGTACTCCAGCAGCATCGCCCGCCGGTCCAGCACGTACGCGACCGCCTTGAGCAGCACGAAGACCGCGACCAGCGTGCTCAGGTGGGCGCGGGCGCCGTTGGTCATCCGGTCGCCGACGCCCTGGAGCCGGACGCCGCCGAAGAGGTAGTGCACGGCCAGCGCGCCGAGCAGGGAGAGCACCACCGCGGTGAAGCCGACACCCAGCAGGTAGCGCCAGAACGGCAGTTCGAAGACGTAGAACCCGACGTCGACGCCGAACTCCGGGTCCTTGACGCCGAAGCTGCCACCGTTGCGGAAGAGCAGCCACTGGCTCCACCGGGTCTGCGCGGAGAGGCCGGCGAAGAGGCCGATGACGGCGGCGACCGTGGCGATCCAGCTGCCGAGCCGGGGGCTCAGCAGCATCCGGTAGCGCTCCAGGGTGGCCTGCTCCAGCGAGTGCGGGCGCATCCGGGGCCGCAGCCGGTGGGCGAGCC
The Micromonospora sp. R77 DNA segment above includes these coding regions:
- a CDS encoding extracellular solute-binding protein, translating into MRALHPDPPRVGVDRRRFLGALGGLPLVAAGLAGCTNEERAQVDDGPIELSVFWWGGTRRAEATERVLRLYSQQNPRVSFRVTWQSLTGYYDRIATQAAGGNAPDLFQIDDSLLTEYAQRQIALDLTDYVADNRLDLRGLPSGLARYGQVAERTVAVAAAQTAAALVWNRDLVRRLDVPEPRTGMSWRDYVEWAARITRASGGRVAGTMDPSGDYRAFWLWLRGQGSELYQARQLGFGSAELLDWFELWQVARSRRATPSAALVEQADTGELARQLVVTGHTAASFAWSHQLPELQRYTDDELALASLPGTPVAQWPRASMYWAGFRGTRHPGVVVDVLNFLTTNVAAGRILGFERGLNASVPVRKFVQEGITEQTQKRVAAFGTTLDDLLGPAPAPPPKGHAKVRTLLVATAESIRSGESGARAATSRFMAQANAALAV
- a CDS encoding UPF0182 family protein — protein: MRSSPLPRMSRRGRVTIGVLVGVFVLFTLLGWGVNAWTDWLWFDEVRYTQVFTGVLATRVLLFLIVGFGMAVVIGGNLWLAHRLRPRMRPHSLEQATLERYRMLLSPRLGSWIATVAAVIGLFAGLSAQTRWSQWLLFRNGGSFGVKDPEFGVDVGFYVFELPFWRYLLGVGFTAVVLSLLGALAVHYLFGGVRLQGVGDRMTNGARAHLSTLVAVFVLLKAVAYVLDRRAMLLEYNEGTKLYGAGYADINALLPAKEILAYISVVVAIAIIVFSNAVMRNLVWPGISLALLGVSAVAIGGIYPWAVQTFEVKPSARDKEAPYIQRSIEATRAAYGLSATKTSGYAANNLVPPASLATDTSVVPNVRLLDPQLVSETYTQLQQVRGFYDFGPKLDIDRYAVSGKTSDYVVGVREINYGELPQNNWINRHTVYTHGYGLVAAPANQICDNGTPYFVSGFLGDSAKEVQGCASQSEQIPAQQPRIYYGERMEADDYAIVGQAGERNVEFDRPTSTGGEQYYTYTGEGGIKIGSFSRRLLFAIKEQESNFLLSESVNDNSKLLYVRNPRDRVEKVAPFLTLDGDPYPAVVNGRVQWIVDGYTTAATYPYAERVNLQAETTDELTGRGTFQLARENVNYIRNSVKATVDAYDGTVRLYQFDDTDPVLKAWNKAFGGDLVLPKSAIPPELAEHFRYPADLFKVQRNLLTKFHVTDPGDFYSGQDFWQVPNVPDAPDSGQKQPPYYLFTQFPGQEEGPRFQLTAAVTPNGRQNLAALISGSYVDGQPRLEVLELPDQTRTAGPVQVHQQMTNNGDIRQQLNLLSSNQAQVQYGNLLSLPFANGMLYVEPVYVKSNQQDAFPSLQRVLLSYGDGGSYVALAPTLADGIKQLVEQGKRAPQGTPPPGGGTTPGTGTNSPPPLTGELAEAAGKVQSAIAEVKAAQTSGDFERYGRALKTLDEAMTAFQQAQSATTPSSAPAPSGSAPASPPVSPSPNG
- a CDS encoding ATP-binding protein, which gives rise to MTNAEPRAPRTVVPIETFLLIAEAFDQAQVTELRHSVTSCAHASGLDGQRLDDFVLAVNELITNAVRHGGGQGSLRLWRRSGALVCEVADHGRGISAQRLDDRRRPAPDTAGGWGLWLARELSDSMEVETGDAGTLVRISAALDPQ
- a CDS encoding ribose-phosphate pyrophosphokinase — its product is MRDIAVFSGTAHPDLAAEICAHLAVPLHPVRVSRFANDCLEVQLQANCRERDVFLIQPLVPPVQEHLVELLLMIDAARGASAGRITVVLPHYAYARSDKKDAPRISIGGRLVADLLTSAGADRVLAMTLHSPQVHGFFSVPVDHLHALRELAAHFRGYDLSNTVVVSPDLGNAKEAAAFARMLGTPVAAGAKQRFSDDRVQISTVIGEVADRDVIVLDDEIAKGSTVIELMSHLRERKVRSIRLACTHGLFSSHALERLSAQEGVLEIVCTNTVPIPPQERVPKLAVLSVAPALAEAMRRIHNGESVSALFA
- a CDS encoding phosphoribosylaminoimidazolesuccinocarboxamide synthase codes for the protein MELLHSGKVRDVYADGDDLILVASDRISIYDVALPTPIPDKGRLLTALSLWWFDQLADLVPNHVISATDVPAEFAGRAIRCRRLEMVPVECVARGYLTGGGLVEYRNTGAVSGVQLPRGLVEASILPEPIFTPSTKAPKGEHDEPITYAQVVDKVGAEVAERLRQITIDVYRRGAEIAADRGILVADTKIELGWAPDGTLVLADEVLTSDSSRFWPAESYQPGRAQFSYDKQYVRDWATGSGWDRTPPAPEVPAEVVEATRARYVEVYEKLTGNRWD